In a genomic window of Coregonus clupeaformis isolate EN_2021a unplaced genomic scaffold, ASM2061545v1 scaf0335, whole genome shotgun sequence:
- the LOC121544304 gene encoding homeobox protein goosecoid → MPAGMFSIDSILAGRPTCKDSVLLHRNAPVVFSNLTDSIYTAADYNGLYSHTTGPSPSGIQAVNGTRIGYNNYYYGQLHVQGPSGPACCSAIPTLGSQQCPCIPTAYDRTGSVLISPIPHQMMSYMNVGTLSRTELQLLNQLHCRRKRRHRTIFTDEQLEALENLFQETKYPDVGTREQLARRVHLREEKVEVWFKNRRAKWRRQKRSSSEESENSQKWNKSTKTPTEKTEENKSDVDSDS, encoded by the exons ATGCCCGCTGGTATGTTTAGCATCGACAGTATCCTGGCCGGGAGACCCACTTGCAAGGACTCAGTGCTCCTCCATCGGAATGCCCCGGTGGTGTTCTCGAACCTCACGGATTCCATCTACACCGCTGCCGATTATAATGGACTCTACTCGCACACAACTGGACCTTCTCCCTCGGGCATCCAGGCGGTGAACGGGACTAGAATAGGATATAATAACTATTATTATGGACAACTGCATGTGCAGGGCCCCAGTGGGCCTGCTTGCTGCAGCGCTATCCCTACCCTCGGCTCGCAACAGTGCCCGTGTATTCCAACAG CTTATGACCGCACGGGCTCTGTGCTCATCTCTCCCATCCCGCACCAGATGATGTCCTATATGAACGTGGGCACCTTGTCTCGGACCGAGCTGCAGCTCCTGAACCAGCTCCACTGCCGACGCAAGAGGAGACACCGGACCATCTTCACCGACGAGCAGCTCGAGGCCCTGGAAAATCTCTTTCAGGAGACCAAGTACCCTGACGTTGGCACACGGGAACAGCTCGCGCGGAGAGTGCACCTACGGGAGGAGAAGGTCGAG GTGTGGTTCAAAAACAGACGAGCGAAATGGAGAAGACAGAAAAGGTCGTCCTCGGAAGAATCTGAAAACTCACAGAAATGGAACAAATCGACGAAAACACCCACAGAGAAAACCGAGGAAAACAAAAGTGATGTGGATTCGGACAGCTGA